The Candidatus Rubidus massiliensis DNA segment ATGAGCACGAAAGGGACTGGGGTTCAAGGTTCTGGATGGGTATGGCTTGGATATAATAAAAGCAATGGAAGGTTAGAAGTCGCCACTTGCGATAATCAAGATCCTTTAAGCACTAAAGGATTAGTTCCTCTTCTTGGAATCGATGTGTGGGAACATGCTTATTATCTTCAGTATAAAAATGTTCGCCCCGACTATGTTAAAGCAATTTGGAATGTAGTTAACTGGGCCAATGTTGCTGAAAGATTCGATAAAATATCTAACAAAAACTAGAAAAAAAAGTTTACCTAACTTAAGATTCTACCATTTAATTTAGATTCTTTTTTTAAAGAATCTAAATTAATCTTATGGTTATTTTTTTGCGTTTATTAGATCTTTAATTAAACTTGTAATTATCCGTTAAGTTTTTTAAAATCAAAGAATTACTAATAATATTGGAATTAAAATGGGATTATTTTCTCGCAATAAACCAAAAATTAAAATTCAAACCACAAAAAAAGATGGTTTCAGTGGATGGTTAAAATGTACGCATTGTAATGAATTGATCCACGCTAATGAATTGCAGCAAAATAAAAACTGCTGCCCAAAATGTGATTATCATTACCGATTATCCCTAGAAGAGAGAATCAAATTATTAGCAGATGAAGACACCACCAACGAATTATTTAACGATATAGAGCCAGTAGATCCTCTTTCATTTGTAGATACTGAAGCATACGCCGACAGAATATCCAATGCTAAAGAAAAATCAGGGCGAGAAGAAGCTGTTTTTGTTGGAACCTGTACAATTTTTGATCAAAAAGTCGCTTTAGGAGTTATGGATTTTAATTTCATGGCGGGTTCAATGGGTTCGGTTGTTGGTGAAAAACTAACTTTAATTATGGAACATGCTCTCTTGGAAAAACTTCCCCTTGTTATTGTCTCAACATCTGGTGGAGCGCGCATGCAAGAATCTATTCTATCTCTTATGCAAATGGCAAAAACTTCTGCAGCCTTAGCAAAACTTCACGAAGCAAAAATTCCTTTCATTTCCATTTTGACCAATCCAACCACCGGTGGAGTTACAGCATCTTTTGCATCGCTTGGCGATGTTATAATAGCTGAGCCTAATGCTCTTATTTGTTTTGCAGGCCCAAGAGTTATTGAACAAGTGATCGGCCAACAATTACCGCCAGGAGCACAAAAATCTGAATTTTTATTAGAACACGGTATGGTAGATTGTATTGTTACAAGACATGATCTAAAACAAAAAATAGCAGAAATATTAATGTTTTTAAGTCCAAAAGAGATAAGAAATTAAATTAGGATAAATTATGAAAAGCCTTGAACCAATAGTAGTATTAACAGAAACTGCGCAAGAAGATTTATTACCATATTACGCTTCCCATAGCGCCGCAGGAGCAGATGTTAGAGCATGTCTTGAGCAAGACGTTGTAATAGAACCTGGTTCTTCTGCTTTAATTCCAACAGGCTTAAAATTTGAAATTCCAGAAGGTTATGAAATTCAAGTAAGACCAAGAAGCGGACTTGCTTTAAAAAACCAAATCACCGTTTTAAACACTCCAGGGACTATAGATGCTGATTATCGTGGCGAAGTCGGTGTCATTTTAATTAATCATGGTAAATCAAGCTTTGTTGTAAAACCTGGTATGAGGATTGCGCAGCTAATTATAGCACAGGTGGTTCAAGCTCGGTTTATTATCGCCAAAGAATTAGCTCAAACAAATCGGGGATCAGGTGGTTTTGGTCACACTGGGGTTTAACGATCAATGATTAAAATTGCAAAATATCTCAATCCAGACCTTGTCATGTTTTTAAATGAAACAAATCGAGACGATGTTCTTCAAACAATGGTAAATACTATTTACCAAAAAGGATTAATTCCAGATTCAGTTTTGAATTTCTACGATTTAATCATAGAAAGAGAGAAAGTTGTTTCTACAGGTATTGGAATGGGGGTAGCAATTCCCCACGCTAAAGTTTCAGGTTTAGAAAATTTTTTTATTGCTATTGGGATTTTAACCAAAGGTGTAGACTGGCACTCTATAGATTCTTCTCCAGTCCGATTAGTTTTCATGATCGGAGGACCAGATGATAAACAAACAGAGTATCTGCAAATACTTTCTAATCTAACCTTAGCAATAAAAAATGAAGAAAAACGAAAAAAAATGTTAACGTTGAATTCGTCAGAAGGTATTATCCAACTATTTACAAATGATTAAATTGATGCTTGTATGAGGGATTTATGGATCTTAAAATAAAAGACGTTGCAGATCTTCTAAATGTTTCTGAAACAACTATTCGTCGATGGCTTTCCGATGGAAAAATTCCTGCCTATAGAATCAATCATCAATATCGATTTAGTCGAGTTGAAATAGAAAATTGGGTTCTTAGGCAAAAGTTAAGTTCAAGCGAAGAGGCTGAATTCAATGTACAAACCATTTCTGAAGAAGAATTAAGTGATACTCAAAATAAAGGCGGCACAAAGCAGTTTAGTCTATATAGGGCTTTGCATAAAGGTCGAGTATTGAATGATATTAATGGAAAATCTAAAGAAGAAGTGATTCGTAATACAATGAGTATTATGGCTAATGATTTGAGTTTAGATAAGGATGTTTTAACAGATTTACTACTGGATCGAGAAAACTTACAACCAACAGCCTTAAATCATGGGGTTGCCATTCCTCATACAAGAGATTTTTTACTAGATGCCCACCACGACGTCGTTTCAGTCGTTTTTCTAAAAGAACCAATCCCCTATGGTGCACTAGATGGCAAAAATGTACATACGCTATTTTTTCTATTTGCTTGTGATGATAAAAGGCATTTGCACTTGTTAGCAAAAATTGCCCATCTAACAAATTATCCGAGATCTTGTGATTTTTTTCAGACTTGCCCTAAAAAAGAAGACTTACTCGATTACGTTAAAAATTGGGAAGCTTCTATTCTTCCTAGATAAAACTATTTAAAACCCAAGTTGCGCCCCTAAATCACGATTGAACAAAGCCCAACTTGACAGTGGAAGGATAAGTTCCGAATAGCCAGGGTCTTTGACCCTGACGAGAGACTTAAGCGTTCAATTGTCAAGTGCAGGCCTGTTCAATTGTGATGTTTTCATGCATATTACTCTTTTTCATTAAAGGATTTTTATGCACTCTAAATTATTTAGAGAGCACTTGGGTAGTATTCAATATGTACAATCTATCTTAAGAAAAAGAATAGAGAGCACATTCAATTAATTAACAAACATGTTTCCAAGAAAGATACATGCAGTAACTAAACAAGGCTTTTTACTCAAATTAGTTATTTTCAGTATTGCATTCTGGGTTTAAATCTCCCTTAACAGATAAAACTATTAAGGGATAAAAATTTAAGATCTTAAGAGGAGTTTTTTAATAAAGGCACTATAATCAATTAAATTATTCGTCAAATCCTCTTGAGTCAAAGTATAAGGAATATCTGGAGTTACTCCTAAATTTTCAATTGGTTTACTATTTTTTCTTAAAGCTAAAGATCCAGTGTAAGAAAAGGCCGCAACACCCATTTTATTGGGGAATGAAACCGAATTTACATAACCACCCGCACCTGAAGTACCAGTTCCAATTAAAGTAGCTCTGTTATTATCTTGTAAAACTGCAGGAAAAAAATCAGCACAAGAAATATCTAACTCATTAATAAGAACATAAATAGGTTTGCTATAATGAATTTTTGGATTTGGGTAAATATTCTTGACACCGTATAAAAATAAAGGGTCTGTTAAAGTTTTACCATTCCTCCACTGATCAAGCACCTTTAAACAAAATGTCTTTAAATCTTTGATAAATGTGCGATCAATATTATATCCTTCTATACTATCTCCTAAGGCCTCTTTTATTTCCTCTTCAGGAGCTTCCTCAAGTATTTCAATTTCTTGTAAAATATCAACATAAGAAACGATTTCAGCTTGGGTTAAACTAATTCGATGAGCAGGCACTTGCATGGGCTTATCGGTGAGATAGGAAAGAATTCCATATAGACAAAACATCGATCCCCCAGGATTGTTTAGTTGATCAATAACTAAAAAATCTGATTGTTGTTCAAAAATAGAGATCAATTCTTGCCATTCAGAAATATTTTGCTCTTCACCTAGCATGTAGTTAGGAATTCTTATAAATCCGCCAACCTTTCCGTTTTCCAATTCAAAAAGATAGGCATCGTAACTATAGCTTTCATCTGTTTTAAAGAGTATTTTGCCAAGAGGTGGAAGCGAAGAATCTTTTTTTCCGATAGAAAAAGGGTGATCGATCGCTTTGCAATCTTTACAAAAGTTTTTAGTCAAATAAGCACTTAATTCATTTTGACAATTTTTTTGCCACTCAAAAATAGGCAAGCACATTTTCTTTTTTAAAAAAGGTAGTTTACTATAGGCGTAGATTGGATCTTTTTTTAGCCCTAACTGTTTTGGCTGTTCAATCAATTCATCTAGATGCAACCATGTGGTTTCATATTCATGAATAGCCCCATTTTGATTTTTTATTTTTATCGAAATTTTTCCTTTTGGGGTATTCATTCCCGTATAAGCAAACCTTTTGGT contains these protein-coding regions:
- a CDS encoding hypothetical protein (C-terminal processing peptidase), which translates into the protein MKKSLYFLFTFVVSMPLIIYGGLQESNSKAKMVGNLQIIQNIFEDSYAPSFWKKQLFDWDLKQEIHQAQREILALNSPCVDQYQTILRNFFTSTCDHHVNVLFHNKAMSFLLFDLIQIDNRYIVINSLDFPSDEENDEELTLEEKEMKKSLDIYSKLKIGDEVIAINDEPIEEVFNRFKKNYFKEDSLTNQRFAEIFFTKRFAYTGMNTPKGKISIKIKNQNGAIHEYETTWLHLDELIEQPKQLGLKKDPIYAYSKLPFLKKKMCLPIFEWQKNCQNELSAYLTKNFCKDCKAIDHPFSIGKKDSSLPPLGKILFKTDESYSYDAYLFELENGKVGGFIRIPNYMLGEEQNISEWQELISIFEQQSDFLVIDQLNNPGGSMFCLYGILSYLTDKPMQVPAHRISLTQAEIVSYVDILQEIEILEEAPEEEIKEALGDSIEGYNIDRTFIKDLKTFCLKVLDQWRNGKTLTDPLFLYGVKNIYPNPKIHYSKPIYVLINELDISCADFFPAVLQDNNRATLIGTGTSGAGGYVNSVSFPNKMGVAAFSYTGSLALRKNSKPIENLGVTPDIPYTLTQEDLTNNLIDYSAFIKKLLLRS
- the dut gene encoding Deoxyuridine 5'-triphosphate nucleotidohydrolase, with product MKSLEPIVVLTETAQEDLLPYYASHSAAGADVRACLEQDVVIEPGSSALIPTGLKFEIPEGYEIQVRPRSGLALKNQITVLNTPGTIDADYRGEVGVILINHGKSSFVVKPGMRIAQLIIAQVVQARFIIAKELAQTNRGSGGFGHTGV
- the ptsN gene encoding Nitrogen regulatory protein → MDLKIKDVADLLNVSETTIRRWLSDGKIPAYRINHQYRFSRVEIENWVLRQKLSSSEEAEFNVQTISEEELSDTQNKGGTKQFSLYRALHKGRVLNDINGKSKEEVIRNTMSIMANDLSLDKDVLTDLLLDRENLQPTALNHGVAIPHTRDFLLDAHHDVVSVVFLKEPIPYGALDGKNVHTLFFLFACDDKRHLHLLAKIAHLTNYPRSCDFFQTCPKKEDLLDYVKNWEASILPR
- the fruA gene encoding EIIABC-Fru, yielding MIKIAKYLNPDLVMFLNETNRDDVLQTMVNTIYQKGLIPDSVLNFYDLIIEREKVVSTGIGMGVAIPHAKVSGLENFFIAIGILTKGVDWHSIDSSPVRLVFMIGGPDDKQTEYLQILSNLTLAIKNEEKRKKMLTLNSSEGIIQLFTND
- the accD gene encoding Acetyl-coenzyme A carboxylase carboxyl transferase subunit beta produces the protein MGLFSRNKPKIKIQTTKKDGFSGWLKCTHCNELIHANELQQNKNCCPKCDYHYRLSLEERIKLLADEDTTNELFNDIEPVDPLSFVDTEAYADRISNAKEKSGREEAVFVGTCTIFDQKVALGVMDFNFMAGSMGSVVGEKLTLIMEHALLEKLPLVIVSTSGGARMQESILSLMQMAKTSAALAKLHEAKIPFISILTNPTTGGVTASFASLGDVIIAEPNALICFAGPRVIEQVIGQQLPPGAQKSEFLLEHGMVDCIVTRHDLKQKIAEILMFLSPKEIRN